The following are from one region of the Mycolicibacterium diernhoferi genome:
- the mtrB gene encoding MtrAB system histidine kinase MtrB gives MIWGSRRRVRGRFRGPSPMLRGLGAVGRAISYAWRRSLQLRVVSLTLGLSLAVILVLGFVLTSQITDRILEVKVRAATEAIEQARGTVSGIVGGEEARSLDASLQLARNTLIDRKADVGSGLAGAFDAVLVVPGDGPRAATSAGPIQQVPDVLRDFVKAGQVSYQYATVHTDGFSGPALIMGSPTGSSTPSVPNLELYLIFPLSNEESTISLVRGTMATGGVVLLGLLAAIALLVARQIVLPVRSASRIAERFAEGHLTERMPVRGEDDMARLAVSFNDMAESLSRQITNLEEFGNLQRRFTSDVSHELRTPLTTVRMAADLIHDHSEDLDPALRRSTELMVNELDRFETLLADLLEISRHDAGVAELAVEAVDLRSTVQSALDNVGHLAADAGVALEVDMPSDGVIAEVDPRRVERVLRNLIANAIDHAEHKPVEIRMAADEDTVAVTVRDHGVGLRPGEEKLVFSRFWRSDPSRVRRSGGTGLGLAISIEDARLHQGRLEAWGEPGKGACFRLTLPLVRGHKVTTSPLPLKPAGVSGAATGPQSRVRDSGPLRRDRESEGV, from the coding sequence GTGATCTGGGGTTCACGACGCCGGGTCCGTGGCCGTTTCCGCGGCCCGTCGCCGATGTTGCGCGGGTTGGGGGCGGTCGGCCGCGCCATCAGCTATGCCTGGCGCCGCTCGTTGCAGTTGCGCGTGGTGTCCCTGACGCTCGGTTTGTCGCTGGCCGTCATCCTGGTGCTCGGCTTCGTGCTCACCAGCCAGATCACCGACCGCATCCTGGAGGTCAAGGTCCGGGCGGCCACCGAGGCGATCGAGCAGGCCCGCGGCACGGTCAGCGGCATCGTCGGTGGCGAGGAGGCCCGGTCGCTGGACGCCAGCCTGCAGCTGGCCCGTAACACGCTCATCGACCGCAAGGCCGACGTCGGCTCGGGATTGGCCGGTGCCTTCGACGCCGTCCTCGTGGTGCCCGGTGACGGCCCCCGCGCGGCGACATCGGCCGGCCCGATCCAGCAGGTCCCCGATGTCCTGCGCGACTTCGTCAAGGCCGGTCAGGTCAGCTACCAGTACGCGACCGTGCACACCGACGGGTTCTCCGGGCCCGCGCTGATCATGGGCAGCCCCACCGGGTCGTCGACGCCCTCGGTCCCCAATCTTGAGCTCTACCTGATCTTTCCGCTGAGCAACGAGGAGTCCACCATCTCGCTGGTGCGCGGCACGATGGCGACCGGCGGCGTGGTGCTGCTCGGTCTGCTCGCCGCGATCGCGCTGCTGGTGGCCCGCCAGATCGTGCTGCCGGTGCGCTCCGCGTCCCGGATCGCCGAACGGTTCGCCGAGGGACATCTGACCGAGCGGATGCCGGTGCGCGGTGAGGACGACATGGCCCGGTTGGCGGTGTCGTTCAACGACATGGCCGAGAGCCTGTCCCGCCAGATCACCAACCTGGAGGAGTTCGGCAACCTGCAGCGCCGGTTCACCTCCGACGTCAGCCATGAGCTGCGCACCCCGCTGACCACCGTGCGGATGGCCGCCGACCTGATCCACGACCACAGCGAGGACCTGGACCCGGCGCTGCGCCGGTCCACCGAGTTGATGGTCAACGAACTCGACCGGTTCGAGACGCTGCTGGCCGATCTGTTGGAGATCTCGCGGCACGACGCCGGCGTCGCCGAACTGGCGGTGGAGGCGGTCGATCTGCGCTCCACCGTGCAGAGCGCCCTGGACAACGTCGGCCACCTGGCCGCCGACGCCGGGGTGGCGCTCGAGGTGGACATGCCGTCGGACGGGGTGATCGCCGAAGTCGATCCGCGCCGGGTGGAACGAGTTCTGCGCAATCTGATCGCCAACGCCATCGATCACGCCGAACACAAACCGGTGGAGATCCGGATGGCCGCCGACGAGGACACGGTGGCGGTCACCGTCCGCGATCACGGGGTCGGGCTGCGGCCGGGGGAGGAGAAGCTGGTGTTCAGCCGGTTCTGGCGTTCGGACCCGTCGCGGGTGCGCCGTTCCGGCGGAACCGGGCTGGGTCTGGCCATCAGCATCGAGGACGCCCGGCTGCACCAGGGCCGGCTGGAGGCCTGGGGTGAACCCGGCAAGGGCGCCTGTTTCCGGCTGACCCTGCCGTTGGTGCGCGGGCACAAGGTGACGACGAGTCCGTTGCCGCTCAAGCCGGCCGGGGTATCGGGGGCCGCCACCGGACCGCAGTCGCGGGTCCGGGATTCCGGGCCGCTGCGCCGTGATCGGGAGTCGGAGGGCGTATGA
- a CDS encoding ComF family protein, translating to MLDLILPLECGGCGAPSTRWCATCAGELVARAAEPRLVTPRLDPGVPVFSLGRYAAARRQAIVAVKERGRADLIGPLAGALHLGLSRLLGWGLLGTPLTVVPAPTRWLAARRRGGDPVTRVAVEAVRAPGLAGVTVVQALRLTGFARDSVGLSSADRQRNLADRVRVIRPVSGAALIVDDVVTTGATACESVRALQTAGVPVHAVLALADA from the coding sequence GTGCTGGACCTGATCCTGCCGTTGGAGTGCGGCGGCTGCGGCGCACCGTCGACGCGGTGGTGTGCCACCTGCGCGGGGGAGTTGGTGGCCCGCGCCGCCGAACCGCGGCTGGTCACCCCGCGGCTGGATCCCGGGGTGCCGGTGTTCTCGCTGGGCCGCTACGCCGCAGCCCGCCGCCAGGCGATCGTGGCGGTCAAGGAACGCGGCCGCGCCGATCTGATCGGTCCGCTGGCCGGCGCGCTGCACCTCGGACTGTCCCGGCTGCTGGGATGGGGACTGCTGGGCACGCCGCTGACGGTGGTGCCGGCCCCGACCCGGTGGCTGGCCGCGCGTCGGCGCGGTGGGGACCCGGTGACCCGGGTGGCCGTCGAGGCGGTCCGGGCGCCGGGGCTGGCCGGTGTCACGGTGGTCCAGGCGCTGCGGCTGACGGGCTTCGCGCGGGATTCGGTCGGCCTGTCCAGCGCCGACCGTCAGCGGAATCTGGCCGATCGGGTCCGGGTGATCCGGCCGGTTTCCGGCGCGGCGCTGATCGTCGACGACGTCGTCACCACGGGGGCGACCGCGTGTGAATCGGTGCGCGCGCTGCAAACCGCCGGAGTGCCGGTGCACGCGGTGTTGGCGCTGGCTGACGCCTGA
- the mtrA gene encoding two-component system response regulator MtrA, which translates to MVTMRQRILVVDDDPSLAEMLTIVLRGEGFDTAVIGDGSQALTAVRELRPDLVLLDLMLPGMNGIDVCRVLRADSGVPIVMLTAKTDTVDVVLGLESGADDYVMKPFKPKELVARVRARLRRNDDEPAEMLAIHDIDIDVPAHKVTRAGEQISLTPLEFDLLVALARKPRQVFTRDVLLEQVWGYRHPADTRLVNVHVQRLRAKVETDPENPQVVLTVRGVGYKAGPP; encoded by the coding sequence ATGGTCACCATGAGGCAACGGATCCTGGTCGTCGACGACGACCCCTCGCTGGCCGAGATGCTCACCATCGTGCTGCGTGGGGAGGGTTTCGACACCGCCGTCATCGGAGACGGCAGCCAGGCGCTCACCGCCGTCCGTGAACTGCGGCCCGATCTGGTGCTGCTCGACCTGATGCTGCCGGGCATGAACGGCATCGACGTGTGCCGTGTGCTGCGCGCCGACTCCGGCGTGCCGATCGTGATGCTGACCGCCAAGACCGACACCGTCGACGTGGTCCTGGGCCTGGAATCCGGCGCCGACGACTACGTGATGAAGCCGTTCAAGCCCAAGGAACTGGTGGCCCGGGTCCGGGCCCGGCTGCGGCGCAACGACGACGAGCCCGCCGAGATGCTGGCCATCCATGACATCGACATCGATGTGCCCGCACACAAGGTCACCCGTGCCGGTGAGCAGATCTCGCTGACCCCGCTGGAGTTCGACCTGCTGGTGGCGCTGGCGCGTAAACCGCGTCAGGTGTTCACTCGTGATGTGCTGCTCGAGCAGGTCTGGGGCTACCGCCATCCGGCCGATACCCGGTTGGTGAACGTGCATGTCCAGCGCTTGCGGGCCAAGGTCGAGACCGACCCGGAGAACCCGCAGGTGGTCCTGACCGTTCGAGGAGTGGGATACAAGGCCGGACCTCCGTGA
- the hpf gene encoding ribosome hibernation-promoting factor, HPF/YfiA family, with translation MSTNSVETTSSTMVMDDRDPSAEAPVLNADVVVKGRNVEVPDHFRVYVAEKLARLERFDKTIYLFDVELDHEKNRRQRKNCQHVEITARGRGPVVRGEGCADSFYAALESAVSKLEARLRRGKDRRKIHYGDKTPVSVHQATAELAAVAEPVPHDAFAVEPRPEPGRIVRVKDHEAAPMTVDDALYEMELVGHDFFLFQDKETDRPSVVYRRHAYDYGLIRLA, from the coding sequence ATGTCAACGAATTCCGTGGAAACCACCAGCTCCACCATGGTTATGGATGATCGGGACCCGTCGGCCGAAGCGCCGGTGCTCAACGCCGACGTGGTCGTCAAGGGCCGCAATGTCGAGGTGCCCGATCACTTCCGGGTCTATGTCGCCGAGAAGCTGGCGCGCCTGGAGCGCTTCGACAAGACCATCTACCTGTTCGATGTCGAACTCGACCATGAGAAGAACCGGCGCCAGCGCAAGAACTGTCAGCACGTCGAGATCACCGCACGCGGGCGTGGCCCGGTGGTGCGTGGCGAGGGCTGCGCGGACAGCTTCTACGCGGCGCTGGAGTCCGCGGTGAGCAAACTCGAAGCACGGTTGCGTCGCGGCAAGGATCGCCGCAAGATCCACTACGGGGACAAGACGCCTGTCTCGGTCCACCAAGCCACCGCGGAACTGGCAGCGGTCGCCGAGCCGGTGCCGCACGATGCCTTCGCGGTCGAGCCCCGTCCCGAACCCGGCCGCATCGTGCGCGTCAAGGACCACGAGGCCGCTCCCATGACCGTCGATGACGCGCTCTATGAGATGGAACTCGTCGGCCACGATTTCTTCCTGTTCCAGGACAAGGAGACCGACCGGCCGTCGGTGGTGTACCGCCGGCACGCCTACGACTACGGACTGATCCGGCTGGCCTGA
- the lpqB gene encoding MtrAB system accessory lipoprotein LpqB codes for MSHVRKTLGAAMAAAVVVAGCAGVPTSSAPQAIGTVERAAPPSLPTPTPGMEPDVLLREFLKATADPANRHLAARQFLTESASRGWDDAGSALLIDRVVFTETRRPELVTVSMQADILGSLSELGVFETAEGALPDPGPIELVKTSGGWRIDRLPNGVFLDWQQFQQTYKRNTLYFTDPTGRTVVPDPRYVAVSGADQLATELVTKLIAGPRPEMARTVRNLLAAPLRLRGPVTRADGGKTGVGRGYGGTRIELENLSSTDPHTRQLLAAQIIWTLSRAGINGPYVINVDGAPLDERFAEGWNTADVAASDPGAADGAGAGLHALVGGSLVSLDGQRAPRVAGPFGQMPDQVSAALSRTGREVASVMVLRAGAPDMASSLWIGPIGGDAGQALDGRTLTRPSWSLDDAIWIVVDGVNVVRVLQETASGQPARIPVDSTALAAKFPGAITELQLSRDGTRAAMVIEGKVILAGVEQTPGGQYALTYPRRLGFGLGATAVSLSWRTGDDIVVSRTDGSHPVSYVNLDGVNSDGPSGNLQGPVTVVAANPSTVYVADRRGVLQLSGSAADNDLSWSEVQPLMVAGAQPVLPG; via the coding sequence ATGAGCCACGTCCGCAAGACGCTGGGAGCGGCCATGGCCGCCGCGGTGGTGGTCGCCGGTTGCGCCGGGGTGCCGACATCCTCGGCGCCGCAGGCCATCGGGACCGTCGAGCGGGCGGCGCCGCCCAGCCTGCCCACCCCGACGCCGGGCATGGAACCCGATGTGCTGCTGCGCGAATTCCTCAAGGCCACTGCCGATCCCGCCAACCGGCACCTGGCCGCGCGCCAGTTCCTCACCGAATCAGCCTCGCGCGGTTGGGATGACGCCGGCAGCGCCCTGTTGATCGACCGGGTGGTCTTCACCGAGACCCGCCGGCCCGAACTGGTGACGGTGAGCATGCAGGCCGACATCCTGGGCTCGCTCTCCGAACTCGGGGTGTTCGAGACGGCCGAAGGTGCGCTGCCCGATCCGGGCCCGATCGAGCTGGTGAAGACGTCGGGCGGCTGGCGTATCGACCGGCTGCCCAACGGGGTCTTCCTGGACTGGCAGCAGTTTCAGCAGACCTACAAGCGCAACACCCTGTACTTCACCGATCCCACCGGCCGCACCGTGGTGCCCGATCCGCGTTATGTCGCGGTTTCCGGTGCCGACCAACTGGCCACCGAGCTGGTGACCAAGCTGATCGCCGGGCCACGGCCGGAGATGGCGCGCACCGTGCGCAACCTGTTGGCGGCACCGCTACGGCTGCGCGGGCCGGTGACCCGTGCGGACGGCGGCAAGACCGGGGTCGGGCGCGGGTACGGCGGCACCCGCATCGAGCTGGAGAACCTGTCCAGCACCGATCCGCACACCCGCCAACTGCTTGCCGCACAGATCATCTGGACGCTGTCGCGGGCGGGCATCAACGGCCCCTATGTGATCAACGTCGACGGTGCCCCGCTCGACGAGCGGTTCGCCGAGGGCTGGAACACCGCGGACGTCGCGGCCAGCGACCCGGGTGCGGCCGACGGCGCGGGAGCCGGATTGCATGCGCTGGTGGGTGGTTCGCTGGTGTCCCTGGACGGTCAGCGTGCGCCCCGGGTGGCCGGGCCGTTCGGGCAGATGCCCGATCAGGTGTCGGCGGCGTTGTCGCGGACCGGGCGCGAGGTGGCCTCGGTGATGGTGCTGCGCGCCGGGGCGCCGGACATGGCGTCCTCGCTGTGGATCGGGCCGATCGGTGGCGACGCGGGTCAGGCGCTGGACGGCCGCACCCTGACCCGGCCCAGTTGGTCACTCGACGATGCGATCTGGATCGTCGTCGACGGGGTCAACGTGGTCCGGGTACTGCAGGAGACCGCGTCCGGGCAACCGGCCCGCATCCCGGTGGATTCCACCGCGCTGGCCGCCAAGTTCCCCGGCGCCATCACCGAACTGCAGCTCTCCCGGGACGGCACCCGCGCGGCGATGGTGATCGAGGGCAAGGTGATCCTGGCCGGGGTGGAGCAGACACCGGGCGGGCAGTACGCGCTGACCTACCCGCGCCGGCTCGGTTTCGGGCTGGGCGCCACGGCGGTGTCACTGTCCTGGCGCACCGGGGACGACATCGTCGTCAGCCGCACCGACGGATCCCATCCGGTGTCCTACGTGAACCTCGACGGGGTGAACTCCGACGGACCCAGCGGCAACCTCCAGGGACCGGTGACCGTCGTTGCCGCGAACCCGTCGACGGTGTACGTCGCCGATCGCCGCGGCGTGCTGCAACTGTCCGGGTCGGCGGCCGACAACGACCTCAGCTGGTCGGAGGTCCAGCCGCTGATGGTCGCCGGTGCCCAACCGGTGCTGCCCGGCTGA
- a CDS encoding SDR family NAD(P)-dependent oxidoreductase, whose translation MGTFTGRQAIVTGAGSGIGAALCRALAGAGADVLCTDVEETAARATAEPLGARWRRLDVTDAAAVADCVTEVVDRTGRLDLMFNNAGITWGGDTELLTLDQWNAIIDVNIRGVVHGVAAAYPVMVKQGRGHIVNTASMAGLAAAGQITSYVMTKHAVVGLSLALRSEAAGRGVGVLAICPTAVETPILDKGAVGGFVGRDFYRMGRRSATFASADDLAADTLRAIERNKALLVWPRQARMAWRFARYAPGLLQRMSIRFVAQQRAAQGPR comes from the coding sequence GTGGGAACGTTCACCGGCCGGCAGGCCATCGTCACCGGCGCCGGGTCCGGGATCGGCGCGGCGCTGTGCCGCGCGTTGGCCGGGGCCGGGGCCGACGTGCTGTGCACCGACGTCGAGGAAACCGCGGCGCGGGCCACCGCCGAACCGCTCGGCGCCCGGTGGCGCCGGCTCGACGTCACCGACGCGGCCGCCGTCGCCGACTGCGTCACCGAGGTGGTGGACCGGACCGGGCGGCTCGATCTGATGTTCAACAACGCCGGTATCACCTGGGGCGGGGACACCGAACTGCTGACCCTGGACCAGTGGAACGCGATCATCGACGTCAACATCCGCGGCGTGGTGCACGGGGTCGCCGCCGCCTACCCGGTGATGGTGAAACAGGGTCGCGGGCACATCGTGAACACCGCCTCCATGGCCGGGCTGGCCGCCGCCGGCCAGATCACCAGCTACGTGATGACCAAACATGCCGTCGTCGGGTTGTCGCTGGCGTTGCGCAGCGAGGCCGCCGGACGCGGGGTCGGGGTGCTGGCGATCTGCCCGACCGCGGTCGAGACACCCATCCTGGACAAGGGTGCGGTCGGCGGGTTCGTCGGCCGCGATTTCTACCGAATGGGCCGGCGCAGTGCGACATTCGCTTCCGCCGACGACCTGGCCGCCGATACGCTGCGCGCCATCGAGCGCAACAAGGCGCTGCTGGTGTGGCCGCGGCAGGCCCGGATGGCCTGGCGGTTCGCCCGCTACGCGCCGGGACTGTTGCAGCGCATGTCCATCCGGTTCGTCGCCCAACAGCGCGCGGCGCAGGGCCCGCGCTGA
- a CDS encoding dTMP kinase, giving the protein MLIVIEGLDGAGKRTLTEGLRTAFEAGGKTVTTLAFPRYGASVHADIAAEALHGAHGDLTDSVYAMATLFALDRAGAKAEIEELQRTHDVVILDRYVASNAAYSAARLNQGIDGEVVGWVYALEFGRFDLPKPDRQLLLDVSPELADRRARQRAEQDADRARDAYERDRGLQERTAAAYADLAAANWAGDWVVVPPDSDPAALAGRL; this is encoded by the coding sequence GTGCTCATCGTGATCGAAGGCCTCGACGGTGCCGGCAAGAGAACCCTGACCGAGGGGTTGCGCACGGCGTTCGAGGCCGGCGGCAAGACGGTCACCACCCTGGCTTTCCCGCGCTACGGCGCGTCCGTGCACGCCGACATCGCGGCCGAGGCGCTGCACGGTGCGCACGGCGACCTGACCGATTCGGTGTACGCCATGGCCACCCTGTTCGCGCTGGACCGGGCCGGGGCCAAGGCCGAGATCGAGGAGCTGCAGCGCACGCACGACGTGGTGATCCTGGACCGCTATGTCGCGTCGAACGCCGCCTACAGCGCGGCCCGGCTGAACCAGGGCATCGACGGTGAGGTCGTGGGGTGGGTGTATGCCCTGGAGTTCGGCAGGTTCGATCTGCCCAAGCCGGATCGTCAACTGCTGCTGGATGTTTCGCCTGAGCTGGCCGACCGCCGAGCTCGGCAGCGCGCCGAGCAGGACGCCGACCGGGCGCGCGACGCCTACGAACGTGATCGCGGGCTGCAGGAGCGCACCGCGGCGGCCTATGCCGACCTGGCCGCCGCGAACTGGGCGGGAGACTGGGTGGTGGTGCCCCCGGACAGTGACCCGGCGGCCCTGGCCGGACGGCTCTGA
- the ahcY gene encoding adenosylhomocysteinase yields the protein MTELTADVRNGIDYKVADLSLAEFGRKEIRLAEHEMPGLMELRREYHDVQPLKGARISGSLHMTVQTAVLIETLTALGAEVRWASCNIFSTQDHAAAAVVVGPNGTPEEPKGTPVFAWKGESLEEYWWAAEQMLTWPGEPANMILDDGGDATMLVLRGAQYEKAGVVPPAEDDDSAEWKVFLALVRAGFEKSKDKWTKIAESVKGVTEETTTGVLRLYQFAAAGELAFPAINVNDSVTKSKFDNKYGTRHSLIDGINRGTDALIGGKKVLICGYGDVGKGCAESLAGQGARVQVTEIDPINALQALMDGYDVVTVEQAIGNADIVITSTGNKDIITLEHMKAMKDHSILGNIGHFDNEIDIAALERSGATRINIKPQVDEWTFGDTGKSIILLSEGRLLNLGNATGHPSFVMSNSFSNQVIAQIELWTKNDEYDNEVYRLAKHLDEKVAKIHVEALGGTLTRLTKEQAEYIGVDVEGPYKPEHYRY from the coding sequence ATGACTGAGTTGACCGCCGACGTACGCAACGGCATCGACTACAAGGTCGCCGACCTTTCCCTGGCCGAGTTCGGCCGCAAGGAGATCCGCCTCGCCGAGCACGAGATGCCCGGTCTGATGGAACTCCGCCGCGAGTACCACGACGTCCAGCCGCTCAAGGGTGCGCGCATCTCCGGCTCGCTGCACATGACCGTCCAGACCGCCGTGCTGATCGAGACGCTGACCGCGCTCGGCGCGGAGGTCCGCTGGGCCTCCTGCAACATCTTCTCCACCCAGGACCACGCCGCCGCCGCGGTCGTCGTCGGGCCCAACGGAACCCCGGAAGAGCCCAAGGGCACCCCGGTCTTCGCCTGGAAGGGTGAGTCGCTGGAGGAGTACTGGTGGGCCGCCGAGCAGATGCTCACCTGGCCGGGCGAACCCGCCAACATGATCCTCGACGACGGCGGCGACGCCACCATGCTGGTGCTGCGCGGTGCGCAGTACGAGAAGGCCGGCGTGGTGCCGCCCGCCGAGGACGACGACTCCGCCGAATGGAAGGTCTTCCTGGCCCTGGTCCGCGCCGGCTTCGAAAAGAGCAAGGACAAGTGGACCAAGATCGCCGAGTCGGTCAAGGGGGTCACCGAGGAGACCACCACCGGTGTGCTGCGGCTGTACCAGTTCGCCGCCGCCGGTGAACTGGCCTTCCCGGCCATCAACGTCAACGACTCGGTCACCAAGAGCAAGTTCGACAACAAGTACGGCACCCGGCACTCGCTGATCGACGGCATCAACCGCGGCACCGACGCCCTCATCGGTGGCAAGAAGGTGCTGATCTGCGGCTACGGCGACGTCGGCAAGGGCTGCGCGGAGTCGCTGGCCGGCCAGGGCGCGCGCGTGCAGGTCACCGAGATCGACCCGATCAACGCGCTGCAGGCGCTGATGGACGGCTACGACGTGGTGACCGTCGAGCAGGCGATCGGTAACGCCGACATCGTGATCACCTCGACCGGTAACAAGGACATCATCACCCTCGAGCACATGAAGGCGATGAAGGATCACTCCATCCTGGGCAACATCGGCCACTTCGACAACGAGATCGACATCGCCGCCCTGGAGCGGTCCGGTGCCACCCGGATCAACATCAAGCCCCAGGTCGACGAGTGGACGTTCGGTGACACCGGCAAGTCGATCATCCTGCTGTCCGAGGGCCGCCTGCTCAACCTCGGCAACGCGACCGGGCACCCCTCGTTCGTGATGAGCAACAGCTTCTCCAACCAGGTCATCGCCCAGATCGAGCTGTGGACCAAGAACGACGAGTACGACAACGAGGTCTACCGCCTCGCCAAGCACCTCGACGAGAAGGTCGCCAAGATCCACGTCGAAGCGCTCGGCGGAACCCTGACCCGGCTCACCAAGGAGCAGGCCGAGTACATCGGCGTCGACGTCGAGGGCCCGTACAAGCCGGAGCATTACCGCTACTGA
- a CDS encoding lipase family protein: protein MIRAGALLAIVSFGFVISCLTSGFAHADDWYPYYNEDEYTEFYTPPNPLPDVPPGDLIRTEPSRLVLEPSGQLGHIMANGTRIMYRSTDGRGNPNVVTGTYFEPWNAWPGQGPRPLIVYGPGTQGQGDQCAPSRQFNQGIHWSPYLDFMFNYEELFVATLVARGFAIVMTDYEGLGTIGVTHTYVNRLSQGHAMLDAARAARLLPDTSLTPAGPTAFWGYSQGGGAAASAAELASSYAPDVNVVGTFAGAPPADLIDLIPYADGSALVGVIGYALNSVFQTYPEAEPKIRSVLTPRGQDFVDKTRDQCVGESLTKFMFRHLQPYFNQPISELLHDPQFRGIFELQKLGTLKPNAPVLLNSNRYDPLVPYAPVVQLARDWCAKGSDIEMRTNEQPPFLNKAVVNHALPMLVDGEPAMQWLADRFNGVPTAPNCGQV, encoded by the coding sequence GTGATTCGGGCCGGGGCTCTGCTTGCCATCGTGTCTTTTGGTTTCGTCATCAGTTGTCTCACAAGCGGTTTCGCGCATGCCGACGACTGGTATCCGTACTACAACGAGGACGAGTACACCGAGTTCTACACGCCACCGAATCCGTTGCCGGACGTACCGCCCGGGGACCTCATCCGCACCGAACCCTCGCGGCTGGTGCTGGAGCCGTCCGGGCAGTTGGGCCACATCATGGCCAACGGCACCCGGATCATGTACCGCAGCACCGATGGTCGCGGTAACCCGAATGTGGTGACCGGCACCTACTTTGAGCCGTGGAACGCCTGGCCCGGGCAGGGCCCGCGGCCGCTGATCGTGTACGGCCCCGGCACCCAGGGCCAGGGCGACCAGTGCGCACCGTCGCGGCAGTTCAACCAGGGCATCCACTGGTCGCCGTACCTGGACTTCATGTTCAACTACGAAGAGCTGTTCGTCGCCACCCTGGTGGCGCGCGGGTTCGCCATCGTGATGACCGACTACGAAGGCCTGGGCACCATCGGGGTGACGCACACCTACGTCAACCGGCTCTCCCAGGGGCATGCCATGCTCGACGCGGCCCGTGCCGCGCGGCTGCTGCCGGACACCTCGCTGACACCCGCCGGGCCCACTGCCTTCTGGGGTTACTCGCAGGGCGGGGGAGCGGCCGCGTCGGCCGCCGAGCTGGCGTCGTCGTACGCACCCGATGTGAACGTGGTCGGCACCTTCGCCGGTGCGCCGCCGGCCGATCTGATCGATCTGATCCCCTATGCCGACGGCAGCGCGCTCGTCGGGGTCATCGGCTACGCGCTCAACAGCGTCTTCCAGACCTACCCGGAGGCGGAACCCAAGATCCGTTCGGTACTGACCCCGCGGGGCCAGGACTTCGTCGACAAGACCCGCGACCAGTGCGTCGGGGAGTCGTTGACCAAGTTCATGTTCCGGCACCTGCAGCCCTATTTCAATCAACCGATCTCAGAGCTGTTGCACGACCCGCAGTTTCGCGGCATCTTCGAGCTGCAGAAGCTCGGCACGCTGAAACCCAATGCGCCGGTGCTGCTCAACAGCAACCGCTACGACCCGTTGGTGCCCTACGCGCCGGTGGTGCAACTGGCCCGGGACTGGTGTGCCAAGGGCAGCGACATCGAGATGCGCACCAACGAGCAGCCACCCTTTCTGAACAAGGCAGTGGTCAACCACGCCCTGCCGATGCTCGTCGACGGCGAACCGGCCATGCAGTGGCTGGCCGATCGCTTCAACGGAGTGCCCACCGCACCGAACTGCGGACAGGTCTGA